The proteins below are encoded in one region of Passer domesticus isolate bPasDom1 chromosome 22, bPasDom1.hap1, whole genome shotgun sequence:
- the TMEM51 gene encoding transmembrane protein 51, which translates to MAQSRANGSHYALTAIGLGMLVLGIIMAVWNLVPGFGPPDKPGGQPGNSSKPDRGSGGILKSKTFSVAYVLVGAGLLLLLLSLCLNVRDKKRQSEELAIAHGQHQVSAEPSQQEDSQEEDEDVSSQYYVPSYEEVMNTGYSEPRDSDRSNRLSVSLPSYESLAGLEESGAAPGAAGAEPGAERPPSRHSSRLSKRLKPLKVRRIKSEKLHLKDIRLNLEQGNSSVPITIEPLTPPPKYEEIQEKMPVGQQMP; encoded by the exons atggcccagTCCCGGGCCAACGGCTCCCACTACGCGCTGACGGCCATCGGGCTGGGCATGCTGGTGCTCGGCATCATCATGGCCGTGTGGAACCTCGTGCCCGGCTTCGGCCCCCCCGACAAGCCCGGCGGCCAGCCCGGCAACAGCAGCAAGCCCGACCGCGGCTCCGGCGGCATCCTCAAGAGCAAAACCTTCTCGGTGGCCTACGTGCTGGTGGGGGCCggtctgctgctgctcctgctctccctctgcctcAACGTCCGCGACAAGAAGAGGCAGAGCGAGGAGCTGGCCATCGCTCACGGGCAGCACCAGGTGTCCGCAGAGCCCTCGCAGCAGGAGGACAG TCAAGAAGAGGATGAAGACGTCTCTTCCCAATACTACGTGCCCAGCTACGAGGAGGTGATGAACACGGGCTACTCCGAGCCCAGAGACTCGGACAGGAGCAACAGGCTCAGCGTGTCCCTGCCCTCCTACGAGTCCTTGGCGGGGCTGGAGGAGAGCGGCGCGGCgccgggcgcggcgggcgcggagcccGGCGCCGAGAGGCCGCCCAGCCGCCACAGCTCCCGCCTCAGCAAGCGCCTCAAGCCCCTCAAGGTGCGCAGGATCAAGTCAGAGAAGCTGCACCTCAAGGACATCAGGCTAAACCTGGAGCAGGGCAACAGCAGCGTCCCTATCACGATAGAGCCTCTCACCCCTCCGCCCAAGTACGAGGAGATCCAGGAGAAAATGCCAGTGGGCCAGCAAATGCCTTAA
- the MRPS16 gene encoding small ribosomal subunit protein bS16m yields the protein MVQLGSRLLRGRGGHVVIRFALGGCTNRPFFRLVAANSRRARDGKYLEQLGCLDPLPNAHGEKVAGLNLERLRYWLGCGAQLSRPAEKLLGLAGFLPLHPMTVTGAERLRRRRQREQQTQAAPAEGSAEPGSGTAA from the exons ATGGTGCAGCTGG gGAGCCGCCTGCTGAGGGGCCGCGGCGGCCACGTCGTCATCCGCTTCGCGCTCGGGGGCTGCACCAACCGCCCGTTCTTCCGCCTCGTGGCTGCCAACAGCCGGCGCGCCCGCGACGGGAAGtacctggagcagctgggctgcCTGGACCCGCTGCCCAACGCGCACGGCGAGAAGGTGGCGGGGCTCAACCTGGAGCGGCTGCGCTACTGGCTGGGCTGCGGCGCGCAGCTCTCCCGGCCCGCCGAGAAGCTGCTGG GGCTGGCCGGGTTCCTGCCGCTGCACCCCATGACGGTGACCGGCGCCGAGAGGCTGCgccggcggcggcagcgcgaGCAGCAGACACAGGCTGCCCCCGCCGAGGGCTCGGCTGAGCCCGGCAGCGGCACCGCGGCCTGA
- the SLC45A1 gene encoding proton-associated sugar transporter A produces MIPPSAPSPAGDAALVSGVAPQEGWRPSVPGCAALPTRHLSHRANNFKRHPKRRKHIRPSPPPPPNTPCPMDRVDFGDLQPQRSFLELLFNGCILFGLEFSYAMETAYVTPVLLQMGLPDQLYGMVWFISPILGFLLQPLLGAWSDRCTSRFGRRRPFILVLAVGALLGLSLMLNGKDIGSALSDTENNHKWGIILTVCGVVLMDFSADSADNPSHAYMMDVCSPVDQDRGLNIHALLAGLGGGFGYVVGGIHWDKTSFGKAVGGQLRVIYVFTSIVLTIATVLTLVSIPERPLKSSNRKKKVMKSPSLPLPPSPPFFFEDNVNENSASHNSAHIHASFTSPVSPMSPLTPKYGSFISRDNSLTGLNEFASSFGTSNIDSVLIDCFTGGHNGYMTLPASLSRQPVSVSFPRVPDGCYHGANGILEQGESSLTSGSDGDVLRVGSLDAIKPRSSGILKRPQTLAIPDAVTGHCPENNRRRNVTFSQQVANILLNGVKYESELNEPGEAAEQPLSVKLLCSTICHMPKALRNLCINHFLGWLSFEGMLLFYTDFMGEVVFQGNPKAPHNSDEYQKYNTGVTMGCWGMCIYAFSAAFYSAVLEKLEERFSTRTLYFVAYLAFGLGTGLATLSRNVYVLLSLCATYGILFATLCTLPYSLLCDYYQSREFVGSQAEGTRRGMGVDISLLSCQYFLAQILVALAMGPLTAAVGSASSAMYFSSLVSFLGCLFSSLCVTYELLPAEELPAAEEQRPLLPRARNE; encoded by the exons ATGATCCCCCCGTCTGCGCCGAGCCCTGCCGGCGATGCCGCGCTCGTGTCAGGAGTGGCTCCTCAGGAGGGCTGGAGGCCCTCGGTGCCCGGCTGCGCCGCGCTGCCCACGCGGCACCTCAGCCACCGGGCCAACAACTTCAAGAGGCACCCCAAGAGGAGGAAGCACATCCGgccctcgccgccgccgccccccaaCACGCCCTGTCCCATGGATCGGGTGGACTTCGGGGACCTCCAGCCTCAGAGGTCTTTCCTGGAGCTCCTTTTCAACGGGTGCATTCTCTTTGGGCTTGAATTCAGCTATGCCATGGAAACAGCCTATGTtacccctgtgctgctgcagatggggCTGCCAGACCAGCTCTATGGAATGGTGTGGTTCATCAGCCCTATATTAG GGTTTTTGCTACAGCCTTTGCTGGGagcctggagtgacagatgCACATCAAGATTTGGGAGGAGAAGACCTTTCATTCTGGTTTTAGCAGTAG GAGCATTGCTTGGGCTCTCACTTATGCTGAATGGCAAAGATATAGGGAGTGCCTTGTCTGACACTGAGAATAACCACAAATGGGGGATCATCCTTACGGTCTGTGGTGTTGTCCTCATGGACTTCAGTGCAGATTCAGCAGACAATCCCAGTCATGCCTACATGATGGATGTGTGCAGCCCAGTGGATCAAGACAGGGGCCTCAACATCCATGCTTTGTTAGCAG GTCTTGGAGGTGGCTTTGGTTATGTTGTTGGAGGAATACACTGGGATAAAACCAGTTTTGGAAAAGCTGTAGGAGGGCAACTTCGTGTCATCTATGTCTTCACCTCAATTGTACTGACTATTGCTACTGTGCTGACTCTAGTTAGCATCCCAGAGAGACCCTTAAAGTCCtctaacaggaagaaaaaggtgaTGAAAAGTCCAAgtcttcctctccctccttctccacctTTCTTCTTTGAGGACAATGTAAATGAAAACTCTGCTTCTCATAACTCAGCTCACATACATGCAAGTTTTACGAGTCCTGTTTCCCCCATGAGCCCACTCACGCCAAAATACGGGAGTTTTATCAGCAGAGACAATTCTTTGACAGGACTTAATGAGTTTGCATCATCCTTTGGGACTTCAAATATTGACAGTGTGCTTATAGACTGTTTTACAGGCGGACATAATGGTTACATGACACTTCCAGCTAGTTTGTCCAGGCAGCCTGTCAGTGTCAGCTTTCCTCGGGTGCCTGATGGCTGCTACCATGGAGCAAATGGAATTCTGGAGCAAGGGGAAAGCAGCTTAACATCAGGGTCTGATGGTGATGTGCTGAGAGTGGGCTCACTGGATGCAATAAAGCCACGGTCATCGGGGATCTTGAAAAGACCTCAGACCTTGGCCATTCCAGATGCTGTAACAGGACACTGCCCAGAGAATAACAGAAGAAGAAATGTAACCTTCAGCCAACAG GTTGCCAACATCCTGCTGAACGGGGTGAAGTACGAGAGCGAGCTGAACGAACCGGGCGAGGCCGCGGAGCAGCCCCTGTCTGTGAAGCTGCTGTGCTCAACCATCTGCCACATGCCCAAGGCCCTCCGTAACCTCTGCATCAACCACTTCCTAG ggTGGCTTTCGTTTGAGGGGATGTTACTGTTTTATACTGACTTCATGGGAGAAGTAGTGTTCCAGGGGAACCCAAAAGCACCTCACAACTCAGATGAGTATCAGAAGTACAACACTGGGGTCACCATGGGCTGCTGGGGAATGTGCATCTATGCATTCAGTGCTGCTTTCTATTCAG CcgtgctggagaagctggaggagCGGTTTAGCACACGGACCCTGTACTTTGTGGCATATTTGGCCTTTGGGCTGGGCACGGGCCTGGCCACGCTCTCCAGGAACGTCTacgtgctgctgtccctgtgcgcTACCTACGGCATCCTGTTCGCCACGCTCTGCACGCTGCCCTACTCCCTGCTCTGCGACTACTACCAGAGCCGAGAG TTCGTCGGCTCGCAGGCGGAGGGCACGCGGCGCGGCATGGGCGTTGACATCTCGCTGCTGAGCTGCCAGTACTTCCTGGCGCAGATCCTCGTGGCCCTGGCCATGGGGCCGCTGACGGCGGCCGTGGGCAGCGCCAGCAGTGCCATGTACTTCTCCAGCCTGGTGTCCTTCCTGGGCTGCCTCTTCTCCTCCCTCTGCGTCACCTACGAGCTGCTGCCCGCCGAGGAGCTGCCAGCCGCCGAGGAGCAGCGCCCGCTGCTGCCCCGCGCGCGGAACGAGTGA